Proteins encoded together in one Olsenella timonensis window:
- a CDS encoding beta-ketoacyl-ACP synthase 3, whose amino-acid sequence MGFRVLGTGSALPARSVTNDELSEFLDTSDEWISQRTGISERRLCTTETLDDLALAASRAALDAAGVTPDQLDLIVCSTTSGDHLMPAEACAVAELLGASCPAFDVSAACAGFVFALDVADGYLSRGRAERVLVVAAEKVSRLVDWSDRATCVLFGDGAAAAVLGAGGESPLAVRLTTEPAVEVLHVPGLPGTSPYDETARPEPHLAMEGRRVFKFGVNAIVSSVTELCAEAGVSVADVDHFVFHQANERILSSAVSRLGIDDARVARVLAETGNISSACIPLALDRLVRSGKLDRGQLVALVGFGAGLDTGACLLRW is encoded by the coding sequence ATGGGATTTCGCGTACTGGGCACGGGGTCGGCGCTGCCGGCGCGCTCCGTCACCAACGACGAGCTCTCCGAGTTTCTCGACACCTCGGACGAGTGGATCTCCCAGCGCACCGGCATCTCTGAGCGTCGCCTCTGCACCACCGAGACGCTCGACGACCTCGCGCTCGCGGCGAGCCGCGCCGCGCTCGACGCCGCCGGTGTGACGCCGGACCAGCTCGACCTCATCGTCTGCTCCACCACGAGCGGCGACCACCTCATGCCCGCGGAGGCCTGCGCCGTCGCGGAGCTCCTCGGCGCGTCCTGCCCCGCCTTCGACGTGTCGGCTGCCTGCGCGGGCTTCGTCTTCGCGCTGGACGTGGCCGACGGCTACCTCTCTCGCGGCCGCGCCGAGCGCGTGCTCGTGGTGGCGGCCGAGAAGGTCAGCCGGCTCGTCGACTGGTCGGACCGCGCCACGTGCGTGCTCTTCGGCGACGGCGCGGCGGCGGCGGTGCTCGGCGCGGGCGGGGAGAGCCCGCTCGCCGTGCGCCTGACGACCGAGCCCGCCGTCGAGGTCCTGCACGTCCCCGGTCTCCCGGGAACGTCGCCCTACGACGAGACGGCGCGCCCCGAGCCGCACCTCGCGATGGAGGGCCGTCGCGTCTTCAAGTTCGGCGTGAACGCGATCGTGAGCTCGGTCACCGAGCTCTGCGCCGAGGCGGGCGTGAGCGTCGCCGACGTCGACCACTTCGTCTTCCACCAGGCCAACGAGCGCATCCTCTCGTCGGCCGTGAGCCGTCTGGGCATCGACGACGCCAGGGTCGCGCGCGTCCTCGCCGAGACCGGCAACATCTCGAGCGCCTGCATCCCGCTCGCGCTCGACCGCCTGGTCCGCTCGGGCAAGCTCGACCGCGGCCAGCTCGTCGCCCTCGTCGGCTTTGGCGCGGGCCTCGACACGGGGGCGTGCCTGCTGCGCTGGTAG
- the fabZ gene encoding 3-hydroxyacyl-ACP dehydratase FabZ: protein MNKEELKSLLPHREPMLLLDEAEVVDGEAHGRITITGDEFFVQGHFPGNPIVPGVIQCEMLAQNCCVLLADDLAAQGATPLYTSLNNVRFKRPVRPGDTVELTCRITRSRGPFRFASGEASVNGELCCTAEMSFALM from the coding sequence ATGAACAAGGAGGAGCTCAAGAGCCTGCTGCCGCACCGCGAGCCGATGCTTCTGCTCGACGAGGCGGAGGTCGTCGACGGCGAGGCCCACGGAAGGATCACCATCACCGGCGACGAGTTCTTCGTCCAGGGCCACTTCCCGGGCAACCCGATCGTCCCAGGCGTGATCCAGTGCGAGATGCTGGCGCAGAACTGCTGCGTGCTGCTCGCCGACGACCTTGCCGCCCAGGGCGCCACGCCCCTGTACACGAGCCTCAACAACGTGCGCTTCAAGCGGCCGGTGCGCCCCGGCGACACCGTGGAGCTCACCTGTCGTATCACGCGCAGCCGCGGGCCCTTCCGCTTCGCCTCCGGCGAGGCGAGCGTGAACGGCGAGCTCTGCTGCACGGCGGAGATGTCCTTCGCGCTCATGTAG
- a CDS encoding biotin--[acetyl-CoA-carboxylase] ligase, with translation MGTLPSLTLLDEVGSTNDEALALGRGGAAHGRAVAARSQTAGRGRRGHAWASPPGNLYLSIVLRPRVSPTRLAGLAGACGLGALHVSDEALLKWPNDLYARGRKLAGVLVEVARDDSGEPFAVCGVGVNVARAPRGLDAVSLAELGCAPSLPYLAETLREGVVSQVDAWAAAAGDRPLDGIRDAYLARLAWLGETVRVLAARDGEELARGAFETVDAWGRAVVDGVPYPSERASLRPLG, from the coding sequence ATGGGGACGCTGCCGTCGCTCACGCTGCTCGACGAGGTGGGGTCGACCAACGACGAGGCGCTCGCGCTCGGTCGCGGCGGGGCCGCCCACGGGAGGGCGGTGGCGGCGCGGTCGCAGACGGCCGGTCGCGGGCGGCGCGGCCACGCCTGGGCGTCCCCGCCCGGCAACCTCTATCTCTCAATCGTTCTGAGGCCGCGCGTCTCCCCGACGCGATTGGCGGGCCTGGCGGGCGCCTGCGGGCTGGGCGCGCTCCACGTCTCGGACGAGGCCCTGCTCAAATGGCCGAACGACCTCTACGCACGCGGACGCAAGCTCGCGGGGGTCCTCGTGGAGGTCGCCCGTGACGACTCCGGGGAGCCGTTCGCCGTCTGCGGCGTGGGCGTGAACGTCGCGCGCGCGCCGCGCGGGCTGGACGCCGTCTCGCTCGCAGAGCTCGGGTGCGCGCCGTCCCTCCCGTACCTCGCCGAGACGTTGCGCGAGGGCGTCGTCTCGCAGGTCGACGCCTGGGCCGCGGCGGCGGGCGACCGACCGCTCGACGGCATCCGGGACGCGTATCTCGCCCGGCTCGCCTGGCTCGGCGAGACGGTCCGCGTTCTCGCCGCCCGGGACGGGGAGGAGCTTGCGCGCGGCGCCTTCGAGACGGTCGACGCCTGGGGCCGTGCCGTCGTGGACGGCGTTCCCTACCCCTCCGAGCGCGCCTCCCTGCGCCCGCTTGGCTGA
- a CDS encoding acetyl/propionyl/methylcrotonyl-CoA carboxylase subunit alpha, producing MFDKILIANRGEIAVRVIRACKEMGVKTVAIYSTADAEALHVALADEAYCIGGPRPADSYLNEDAIITVALQSGAKAIHPGYGFFSENSHFARECQECGLVFIGPDPDVIDRMGDKDAARRTAREAGVPIVPGCDLLASAGEAEREAARIGCPVLIKARSGGGGRGIRKVEDPADAGKAFTEAHAEAEAAFGDGECYMEKFVSPAHHVEVQVLADAHGNVVSLGERECSVQRRNQKLVEESPAPCLDAHPGVRERMHKAARDLTRAVGYVGVGTIEFLFADDGNFYFMEMNTRLQVEHPVTEFVSGVDLVKWQLRVASGAGLPFSADNIDARGHAIECRINAETPEFLPSCGEVTMLHVPGGPQVRFDSALYVGAVVPPYYDSLLGKLIVCSSTREEAIRKMRSALGELVVEGVAENSELHLDILSNPEFVSGNYHTNLMEHLYE from the coding sequence ATGTTCGACAAGATCCTCATCGCGAACCGCGGCGAGATCGCGGTGCGCGTGATACGCGCCTGCAAGGAGATGGGCGTCAAGACCGTGGCGATCTACTCCACGGCGGACGCCGAGGCCCTGCACGTGGCCCTCGCCGACGAGGCCTACTGCATCGGCGGCCCGCGCCCGGCGGACAGCTACCTCAACGAGGACGCCATCATTACGGTGGCGCTCCAGTCCGGCGCCAAGGCCATCCACCCGGGCTACGGGTTCTTCTCGGAGAACTCGCACTTCGCCCGCGAGTGCCAGGAGTGCGGCCTCGTGTTCATCGGCCCCGACCCCGACGTCATCGACCGCATGGGCGACAAGGACGCCGCGCGTCGCACCGCCCGCGAGGCCGGCGTTCCCATCGTCCCCGGCTGCGACCTGCTCGCGAGCGCGGGGGAGGCCGAGCGCGAGGCCGCTCGCATCGGCTGCCCCGTGCTCATCAAGGCGCGCTCCGGCGGCGGCGGCCGCGGCATCCGCAAGGTCGAGGACCCCGCCGACGCCGGCAAGGCCTTCACCGAGGCGCACGCCGAGGCCGAGGCGGCCTTTGGGGACGGCGAGTGCTACATGGAGAAGTTCGTCTCGCCGGCGCACCACGTGGAGGTGCAGGTCCTGGCCGACGCCCACGGAAACGTGGTCTCCCTCGGCGAGCGCGAGTGCTCCGTCCAGCGCCGCAACCAGAAGCTCGTGGAGGAGAGCCCGGCGCCGTGCCTGGACGCCCATCCCGGCGTCCGCGAGCGCATGCACAAGGCCGCGCGCGACCTCACGCGCGCCGTGGGCTACGTGGGCGTGGGCACGATCGAGTTCCTCTTCGCCGACGACGGCAACTTCTACTTCATGGAGATGAACACGCGCCTGCAGGTCGAGCACCCGGTCACGGAGTTCGTGAGCGGGGTCGACCTCGTCAAGTGGCAGCTGCGCGTGGCCTCCGGCGCCGGGCTGCCCTTCTCGGCAGACAACATCGACGCCCGCGGCCACGCCATCGAGTGCCGCATCAACGCCGAGACCCCGGAGTTCCTCCCGTCGTGCGGCGAGGTCACGATGCTGCACGTGCCGGGCGGCCCGCAGGTGCGCTTTGACTCCGCGCTCTACGTGGGCGCCGTGGTGCCGCCGTACTACGACTCGCTGCTCGGCAAGCTGATCGTGTGCTCGTCCACGCGCGAGGAGGCCATCCGCAAGATGCGCTCCGCCCTCGGCGAGCTGGTCGTGGAGGGCGTGGCCGAGAACAGCGAGCTGCACCTCGACATCCTCTCCAACCCCGAGTTCGTCTCCGGCAACTACCACACCAACCTGATGGAGCACCTCTATGAGTAA
- a CDS encoding biotin/lipoyl-containing protein: protein MAHTTAVRAPMVGVFYAAPAPGAEPFVHVGSKVKKGETLCVIEAMKVMNEVTAEADGEVVDICVKDGDLVEYGCCLMKIY, encoded by the coding sequence ATGGCCCACACCACGGCCGTCCGCGCCCCGATGGTGGGCGTCTTCTACGCCGCCCCCGCGCCGGGCGCCGAGCCCTTCGTGCACGTGGGCTCCAAGGTCAAGAAGGGCGAGACCCTCTGCGTGATCGAGGCCATGAAGGTCATGAACGAGGTCACCGCCGAGGCCGACGGCGAGGTCGTCGACATCTGCGTGAAGGACGGCGACCTCGTCGAGTACGGCTGCTGCCTCATGAAGATCTACTAG
- the accD gene encoding acetyl-CoA carboxylase, carboxyltransferase subunit beta, which yields MSKREKSVNALESPVTEVAAEFPERHVLIKCPGCRRVIDQSKLAENLDVCPRCGRHLRVSGRKRMRITVDAGSFEEWDRELAATDFLEFPGYVEKLEAAREKSHENDAVVCGRGRVGGHDCVLFFMNAEFMMGSMGSVVGEKITRAFERATELGLPVVGFTVSGGARMQEGTTSLMQMAKVSAAVRRHSEAGLFYLTVLTDPTTGGVTASFAMEGDVILAEPGALVGFAGPRVVEQTTHKKLPAGFQRSEFLLEHGFCDLIVERKDMVATIAELLSLHKGEAPAAGAPHALSHEEPRRGRGARPKRTPEPESAYDIVKLTRSTERATALELLERGFDGFVELHGDRLFADDAAIVAGIAWRGGRVVTVIAIERGSSTKERVRRNFGMAHPEGYRKALRLMRQAEKFGRPVVCLVDTSGAYCGIGAEERGQGEAIASNLVAMSGLRVPIVSVVVGEGGSGGALGLAVADRVYMLGSAAYSVVSPEGCASILWKDTKRADEAAAALHITARDLSALGLVDGVVPDLGLTHTELAHDLVREVELALDELGALPVDELVARRYDKFRAMGGDRTCSR from the coding sequence ATGAGTAAGCGGGAGAAGAGCGTCAACGCCCTCGAGAGCCCGGTGACCGAGGTCGCCGCCGAGTTCCCCGAGCGCCACGTGCTGATCAAGTGCCCCGGGTGCCGCAGGGTGATCGACCAGTCCAAGCTGGCAGAGAACCTCGACGTGTGCCCGCGCTGCGGGCGCCACCTGCGCGTCTCGGGGCGCAAGCGCATGCGCATCACAGTGGACGCGGGCTCCTTCGAGGAGTGGGACCGCGAGCTCGCGGCGACCGACTTCCTGGAGTTTCCCGGCTACGTCGAGAAACTCGAGGCCGCGCGCGAGAAGAGCCACGAGAACGACGCCGTGGTCTGCGGCCGCGGGCGCGTGGGCGGCCACGACTGCGTCCTGTTCTTCATGAACGCGGAGTTCATGATGGGCTCGATGGGCTCCGTGGTGGGCGAGAAGATCACGCGCGCCTTCGAGCGCGCTACCGAGCTGGGCCTCCCCGTCGTGGGCTTCACCGTCTCCGGCGGCGCCCGCATGCAGGAGGGCACGACCTCGCTCATGCAGATGGCCAAGGTCTCCGCGGCCGTGCGGCGTCACTCCGAGGCGGGGCTGTTCTACCTGACCGTGCTCACCGACCCCACCACCGGCGGCGTCACGGCGAGCTTTGCCATGGAGGGCGACGTCATCCTCGCCGAGCCGGGCGCCCTCGTCGGCTTTGCGGGCCCGCGCGTGGTGGAGCAGACCACGCACAAGAAGCTCCCCGCCGGCTTCCAGCGCTCCGAGTTCCTGCTCGAGCACGGCTTCTGCGACCTCATCGTGGAGCGCAAGGACATGGTGGCCACCATCGCCGAGCTGCTCTCCCTGCACAAGGGGGAGGCCCCGGCCGCGGGCGCCCCCCATGCGCTCTCGCACGAGGAGCCCCGGCGAGGCCGTGGCGCGCGCCCCAAGCGCACGCCCGAGCCCGAGAGCGCCTACGACATCGTCAAGCTCACGCGCTCGACGGAGCGCGCCACCGCCCTCGAGCTCCTCGAGCGCGGCTTCGACGGCTTCGTCGAGCTGCACGGCGACCGCCTCTTTGCCGACGACGCCGCCATCGTGGCCGGCATCGCCTGGAGGGGCGGGCGCGTCGTGACCGTCATCGCCATCGAGCGCGGCAGCTCCACCAAGGAGCGCGTGCGCCGCAACTTCGGCATGGCGCACCCCGAGGGCTACCGCAAGGCGCTGCGCCTCATGCGCCAGGCCGAGAAGTTCGGCCGCCCCGTGGTCTGCCTCGTCGACACCTCCGGCGCCTACTGCGGCATCGGTGCGGAGGAGCGCGGCCAGGGCGAGGCCATCGCCTCCAACCTGGTGGCGATGAGCGGCCTCAGGGTGCCGATCGTGAGCGTTGTGGTCGGCGAGGGCGGAAGCGGCGGCGCGCTGGGGCTGGCCGTGGCCGATCGCGTCTACATGCTCGGGAGCGCCGCGTACTCCGTGGTGAGCCCCGAGGGCTGCGCCTCGATCCTCTGGAAGGACACCAAGCGCGCCGACGAGGCCGCCGCGGCCCTGCACATCACGGCAAGGGACCTCTCCGCGCTCGGTCTCGTCGACGGCGTCGTGCCCGACCTCGGCCTCACGCACACCGAGCTCGCCCACGACCTCGTCCGCGAGGTGGAGCTCGCCCTCGACGAGCTGGGCGCGCTTCCCGTCGACGAGCTCGTGGCGCGCCGCTACGACAAGTTCCGCGCGATGGGAGGCGACCGCACATGCTCGCGCTAG
- the fabG gene encoding 3-oxoacyl-[acyl-carrier-protein] reductase, protein MAEKNGVLEREAGRRVALVTGASRGIGRAIACGLAADGFDLALVYAGNEAAAAEAVAACEAAGATARAYRCDVSSADEVKATVDAVLADFGPVWALVNNAGVTRDGLLVRMGDEDFARVIDVNLKGAFHTARALARAFMRQRGGRIVNMASVVGLMGNAGQANYAASKAGLIGLTKSLARELAPRGVTVNAIAPGFVETDMTAVLSESVVEGYEKQIPLGRLASADEVAAVARFLVSDAASYVTGEVIRVDGGMAM, encoded by the coding sequence ATGGCCGAGAAGAACGGCGTGCTCGAGCGCGAGGCCGGGCGCCGCGTCGCCCTCGTGACCGGCGCCTCCCGCGGCATCGGCCGCGCCATCGCCTGCGGGCTCGCCGCCGACGGGTTTGACCTGGCGCTCGTCTACGCCGGCAACGAGGCCGCGGCCGCCGAGGCGGTCGCCGCCTGCGAGGCGGCCGGCGCCACCGCGCGCGCCTACCGCTGCGACGTCTCCAGCGCCGACGAGGTCAAGGCCACCGTGGACGCGGTGCTCGCGGACTTTGGCCCCGTCTGGGCCCTCGTCAACAACGCGGGCGTCACCCGCGACGGGCTGCTCGTCCGCATGGGCGACGAGGACTTTGCCCGCGTGATCGACGTCAACCTCAAGGGCGCGTTCCACACGGCCCGCGCCCTCGCGCGCGCCTTCATGCGCCAGCGCGGCGGCCGAATCGTGAACATGGCGTCCGTCGTGGGGCTCATGGGCAACGCCGGCCAGGCCAACTACGCCGCCTCCAAGGCGGGCCTGATCGGCCTCACGAAGTCGCTCGCGCGCGAGCTCGCGCCGCGCGGCGTGACGGTGAACGCGATCGCGCCCGGCTTCGTGGAGACGGACATGACGGCCGTGCTCTCCGAGAGCGTGGTCGAGGGCTACGAGAAGCAGATTCCGCTCGGGCGCCTGGCGAGCGCCGACGAGGTCGCCGCCGTGGCGCGCTTCCTCGTGAGCGACGCGGCGTCCTACGTGACCGGCGAGGTCATCCGCGTCGACGGCGGCATGGCAATGTAG
- a CDS encoding ACP S-malonyltransferase, with translation MGKIAFLFAGQGAQHPGMCADLIAAEPAARAVFDAADAVRPGTTEQCQSGTKEELAQTINTQPCVFAADLACARALAAHGVTPDVVAGFSLGEVAALTFAGAYPDERGFELVCRRAELMADAAEKNPGAMRAVVKLDAQTVERLAAEAGEAWPVNYNSPLQTVVAGTPEACERLDALVKEAKGRAMKVAVSGAFHSPFMAEAERGLAAYLADGHAPAEPSVPVLANRTGEAYPSDEAGRTALLASQVANPVQWVRTLQNMAEMGVDTFIEVGPGKTLTGLVTRTLEGVTALPCETVEQLDAVLAALSERGE, from the coding sequence ATGGGTAAGATAGCCTTCCTCTTCGCCGGCCAGGGCGCCCAGCACCCCGGCATGTGCGCGGACCTCATCGCGGCCGAGCCCGCGGCCAGGGCCGTCTTCGACGCCGCCGACGCCGTGCGGCCCGGCACCACCGAGCAGTGCCAGAGCGGCACCAAGGAGGAGCTCGCGCAGACGATCAACACGCAGCCCTGCGTCTTCGCCGCCGACCTCGCGTGCGCCCGCGCGCTCGCCGCGCACGGCGTCACGCCCGACGTGGTCGCGGGCTTCTCGCTCGGCGAGGTCGCCGCGCTGACCTTCGCCGGGGCCTACCCCGACGAGCGGGGCTTCGAGCTCGTGTGCCGCCGCGCCGAGCTCATGGCGGACGCGGCCGAGAAGAACCCCGGCGCCATGCGCGCCGTCGTGAAGCTCGACGCCCAGACCGTGGAGCGCCTCGCGGCCGAGGCGGGCGAGGCGTGGCCCGTGAACTACAACAGCCCGCTGCAGACCGTCGTCGCGGGCACGCCCGAGGCCTGCGAGAGGCTCGACGCCCTGGTCAAGGAGGCCAAGGGGCGTGCGATGAAGGTCGCCGTCTCGGGAGCCTTCCACAGCCCGTTCATGGCCGAGGCCGAGCGCGGACTCGCGGCCTACCTCGCGGACGGCCACGCGCCGGCCGAGCCGTCCGTCCCCGTGCTGGCCAACCGCACGGGCGAGGCGTACCCCTCCGACGAGGCGGGGCGCACCGCCCTTCTCGCCAGCCAGGTCGCCAACCCCGTCCAGTGGGTCCGCACCCTGCAGAACATGGCGGAGATGGGCGTCGACACCTTCATCGAGGTCGGCCCCGGCAAGACCCTCACGGGCCTCGTCACCCGCACGCTCGAGGGCGTCACGGCGCTGCCGTGCGAGACCGTCGAGCAGCTCGACGCGGTTCTCGCCGCGCTCTCCGAGAGGGGGGAGTAG
- the fabF gene encoding beta-ketoacyl-ACP synthase II, translating into MEHRVAITGIGAVSPLGNTARETWEGMVAGRCGIGPITHFDTEGFKVKVAAEVKGFDAAALLGKQEAAHLDPYAQYALVASDEAMADSGLDAEGAIDHERLGVYVGSGVGGINAFADNVHTIAERGPRRASPFMITMMIANMASGNIAIRHGALGPTLPVVTACATSAHAVGEAFRAIKHGYADAILAGGAEAAVMPESIAGFTSCRALTTNPDPATACRPFDADRDGFVMGEGACVLVLEEWEHAVARGAHIYAEVVGYGNTDDAHHITSPDPEAAGIARAIRQAVEEGGVKPEEGLYINAHGTSTKLNDASETLGFKRALGEEAARAAHVSSTKSMTGHMIGATGAVEVMACALALEHGVVPPTINYRTPDPACDLDYTPNEAVECELTWALSTNLGFGGHNAALALRAAGRE; encoded by the coding sequence ATGGAACACAGGGTTGCAATCACCGGCATCGGCGCGGTCTCGCCGCTCGGCAACACCGCGCGCGAGACCTGGGAGGGCATGGTCGCCGGCCGCTGCGGCATCGGCCCCATCACCCACTTCGACACCGAGGGCTTCAAGGTCAAGGTTGCCGCCGAGGTCAAGGGCTTCGATGCCGCGGCGCTTCTCGGCAAGCAGGAGGCCGCGCACCTCGACCCCTATGCGCAGTACGCGCTCGTCGCCTCCGACGAGGCCATGGCGGACTCCGGCCTCGACGCCGAGGGCGCGATCGACCACGAGCGTCTGGGCGTCTACGTGGGCTCGGGCGTGGGCGGCATCAACGCCTTCGCCGACAACGTCCACACCATCGCCGAGCGCGGCCCGCGCCGCGCCTCCCCGTTCATGATCACGATGATGATCGCGAACATGGCCTCCGGCAACATCGCCATCCGCCACGGGGCGCTCGGCCCCACGCTGCCCGTCGTGACCGCGTGCGCCACCTCCGCGCACGCCGTGGGCGAGGCCTTCCGCGCGATCAAGCACGGCTACGCCGACGCCATCCTCGCCGGCGGCGCCGAGGCCGCCGTCATGCCCGAGTCCATCGCCGGCTTCACGAGCTGCCGCGCCCTCACCACCAACCCCGACCCGGCCACCGCGTGCCGCCCGTTCGACGCCGACCGCGACGGCTTCGTCATGGGCGAGGGCGCCTGCGTGCTCGTCCTCGAGGAGTGGGAGCACGCCGTCGCCCGCGGCGCGCACATCTACGCCGAGGTCGTGGGCTACGGCAACACCGACGACGCCCACCACATCACGAGCCCCGACCCCGAAGCGGCGGGCATCGCCCGCGCGATCCGCCAGGCGGTCGAGGAGGGCGGAGTGAAGCCCGAGGAGGGCCTCTACATCAACGCCCACGGCACCTCCACCAAGCTCAACGACGCCTCCGAGACGCTCGGCTTCAAGCGGGCGCTCGGCGAGGAGGCCGCGCGCGCCGCGCACGTGTCCTCGACCAAGTCCATGACCGGGCACATGATCGGCGCGACCGGCGCCGTGGAGGTCATGGCCTGCGCGCTCGCCCTCGAGCACGGCGTGGTGCCGCCCACGATCAACTACCGCACGCCGGACCCGGCGTGCGACCTCGACTACACGCCCAACGAGGCCGTGGAGTGCGAGCTCACCTGGGCCCTCTCCACCAACCTCGGCTTTGGCGGGCACAACGCCGCGCTTGCCCTGCGCGCCGCGGGAAGGGAGTAG
- a CDS encoding phosphopantetheine-binding protein, whose amino-acid sequence MADQTTFDRVCDIVREQAGLDDAELTAETKLSEIGLDSLATVEAVMACEDEFGIEIDAESNPETIGEFVSMVESLLEN is encoded by the coding sequence ATGGCAGACCAGACCACCTTCGACCGCGTGTGCGACATCGTTCGCGAGCAGGCCGGCCTCGACGACGCGGAGCTCACCGCCGAGACCAAGCTCTCCGAGATCGGTCTTGACAGCCTCGCCACCGTCGAGGCCGTCATGGCGTGCGAGGACGAGTTCGGCATCGAGATCGACGCCGAGTCCAACCCCGAGACGATCGGCGAGTTCGTCTCCATGGTCGAGTCCCTCCTGGAGAACTAG
- the fabK gene encoding enoyl-[acyl-carrier-protein] reductase FabK produces the protein MLRTPICDLLGIEKPVFQGGMAWIADASLASAVSEAGGLGIIAAMNANADWLRDQIHELRERTDKPFGVNVMLMSPFADEVAQVVIDEHVPVVVTGAGNPTKYMKAWNAAGIKVIPVVASVALAKLVQRAGAAAVVAEGTESGGHIGETSTMALVPQVVDAVKIPVIAAGGIADGRGVAAALMLGAVGVQVGTRFLVADECTVSDKYKEMVLKANDIATRATGRSTGHPVRALKNPFSNKYAQLESSGAPEEELNAFGTGALRKAAKEGDYENGSFLCGQIAGMVRERQSALQIVDDLVNGAEKVLAGATQWVR, from the coding sequence ATGCTGCGCACCCCCATCTGTGACCTTCTCGGCATCGAGAAGCCCGTCTTCCAGGGCGGCATGGCCTGGATCGCCGACGCCTCGCTCGCCTCGGCCGTCTCCGAGGCCGGCGGCCTCGGCATCATCGCGGCCATGAACGCCAACGCCGACTGGCTGCGCGACCAGATCCACGAGCTGCGCGAGAGGACCGACAAGCCCTTCGGCGTGAACGTGATGCTCATGAGCCCGTTCGCCGACGAGGTGGCGCAGGTCGTCATCGACGAGCACGTGCCCGTGGTCGTGACGGGCGCCGGCAACCCCACCAAGTACATGAAGGCCTGGAACGCCGCGGGCATCAAGGTCATCCCCGTCGTCGCCTCCGTCGCGCTCGCCAAGCTCGTGCAGCGCGCCGGCGCGGCCGCCGTGGTGGCCGAGGGCACCGAGTCCGGCGGTCACATCGGCGAGACCTCGACGATGGCCCTCGTGCCGCAGGTCGTCGACGCCGTGAAGATCCCCGTCATCGCCGCCGGCGGCATCGCCGACGGGCGCGGGGTCGCCGCCGCACTCATGCTCGGCGCCGTGGGGGTCCAGGTGGGGACGCGCTTCCTCGTGGCAGACGAGTGCACCGTCTCCGACAAGTACAAGGAGATGGTCCTCAAGGCCAACGACATCGCCACGCGCGCCACGGGGCGCTCCACCGGACACCCGGTCCGCGCCCTCAAGAACCCGTTCTCCAACAAGTACGCCCAGCTCGAGTCCTCGGGTGCGCCCGAGGAGGAGCTCAACGCCTTCGGGACCGGCGCCCTGCGCAAGGCCGCCAAGGAGGGCGACTACGAGAACGGCAGCTTCCTCTGCGGTCAGATCGCCGGCATGGTCCGCGAGCGCCAGAGCGCGCTCCAGATCGTCGACGACCTCGTGAACGGGGCCGAGAAGGTCCTGGCAGGAGCCACGCAATGGGTAAGATAG
- a CDS encoding DegV family protein, whose translation MLALVTDSTCGLTRNEAAELGVDVLPMGYAVAGIRHAEGFVGENGDYASALSGGGLVTTEAVRPSAFERAFRRHLDAGEEVLCLTISSRLSGTFRSAEQAAEAVSDPRVTAFDSWGTAGALEFLVRRARALANAGETVEGIVSALTELRASTRIVFSVPDMAALSRSGRLGAIRRAVATKLNRYPVMALSEGGIVKLGDGRGARGMAAAMAERIPEGTTELLVSHFGPRGVEAREVLLAARERFPEAHLRVKDGGPVLAKHLGVGAVGLSWA comes from the coding sequence ATGCTCGCGCTAGTCACGGACTCCACCTGCGGCCTCACCCGCAACGAGGCTGCCGAGCTCGGCGTCGACGTGCTGCCGATGGGCTACGCCGTCGCCGGTATTCGCCACGCCGAGGGATTCGTCGGCGAGAACGGCGACTACGCGTCGGCGCTGTCCGGAGGCGGCCTGGTGACCACCGAGGCCGTGCGCCCCTCCGCCTTCGAGCGCGCGTTCCGCCGTCATCTCGACGCGGGCGAGGAGGTGCTCTGCCTCACGATCTCCTCGCGCCTCTCCGGCACGTTCCGCAGCGCCGAGCAGGCCGCTGAGGCCGTGTCCGACCCGCGCGTGACGGCGTTCGACTCCTGGGGCACGGCCGGGGCGCTCGAGTTTCTCGTCCGCCGGGCCCGCGCGCTCGCCAACGCGGGGGAGACGGTCGAGGGGATCGTCTCCGCGCTGACGGAGCTGCGCGCCTCCACGCGCATCGTCTTCTCCGTGCCCGACATGGCGGCGCTCTCCCGCAGCGGCCGCCTCGGCGCGATTCGCCGCGCGGTGGCGACCAAGCTCAACCGCTACCCGGTGATGGCGCTCTCCGAGGGCGGCATCGTCAAGCTCGGTGACGGGCGCGGCGCCCGCGGCATGGCGGCGGCGATGGCCGAGCGGATCCCGGAGGGAACGACCGAGCTTCTGGTCTCGCACTTCGGGCCGCGCGGCGTCGAGGCCCGCGAGGTCCTTCTCGCCGCGCGCGAGCGATTCCCGGAGGCCCACCTGCGCGTCAAGGACGGCGGCCCGGTGCTCGCCAAGCACCTCGGGGTCGGCGCCGTCGGGCTCTCCTGGGCGTAG